The following proteins are co-located in the Paralichthys olivaceus isolate ysfri-2021 chromosome 2, ASM2471397v2, whole genome shotgun sequence genome:
- the LOC109628950 gene encoding G-protein coupled receptor 22-like encodes METEGYRDLLETSDGQGVGLLDGGGEVGVEEGWSSPYPLGFQVSLTTVLMLELVLGFSSNLTVLVLYCAQSNLVDSVSNLVTVNLHVLDILVCLLCLPLTVAVILLPASESGVGSLATLCCFHEACVTFTSVATAVNVLVISLDRYDISVRPASRLLTPRRAALLLAAVWAVSLAVFFLPFLEGDFFSSMVEDGEDEELERQNKEPEFTTGLTPIFSSPSPSVLPSTHPSSASHHLSPVWQNRTLLCVGGQGYYTGLAMYYHLLLQVPCFFIAVVVMLFTYSRILQALNIRIGSHMMRGSRTKDSTCRIRCRRQKKKDLSLPTEVVSSNQNQNLSHPPLIPSPTPTPTSPPPLSSMPQGMSDSGATVTTVSTAATTPIATTPATPASPTPASASASTMQTHATSPLPASSMGVQASVSAIIALRRAVRRHRDRRERQRRVLKMSLIIISTFLGCWAPLSMVNVLILCLGPSDSLVRLRLCFLAMAYGTTIFHPLLYAFTRQKLRRALKTRVKKRVVSLLQVDPAVSGGTVIHNSWVEGGGQRKSRKPRVEASDGTDRCLTEAVKE; translated from the coding sequence ATGGAGACCGAAGGCTATCGTGACCTCCTGGAGACCAGTGACGGCCAGGGGGTAGGCCTGCTGGATGGCGGTGGCGAGGTGGGTGTGGAGGAGGGCTGGAGCTCACCCTACCCTCTGGGCTTCCAGGTGTCATTGACTACTGTGCTGATGCTGGAGCTGGTGCTGGGCTTCAGCAGCAACCTGACTGTGCTTGTGCTCTACTGCGCTCAATCCAACCTGGTGGATTCAGTCAGCAACCTGGTCACGGTCAACCTCCATGTGCTGGACATACTGGTCTGTTTGCTGTGTCTGCCGCTCACTGTGGCTGTGATCCTGCTGCCTGCTAGCGAAAGTGGAGTCGGCAGCCTGGCCACGCTGTGCTGCTTTCATGAGGCCTGTGTCACATTCACCAGCGTGGCGACAGCAGTCAATGTGTTGGTGATCAGTCTGGACCGATATGACATCTCAGTGCGTCCGGCGAGTCGTCTGCTGACCCCCAGGCGTGCTGCGCTTCTCCTGGCAGCAGTTTGGGCTGTGTCTCTGGCTGTCTTCTTCTTGCCCTTCCTTGAGGGGGACTTCTTCTCTTCAATGGTGGAGGATGGTGAAGATGAGGAGCTGGAAAGGCAGAATAAGGAGCCTGAATTCACCACTGGACTGACTCCCattttttcctccccctctccctccgtATTACCCTCCACTCACCCATCCTCTGCTTCCCACCACCTCTCACCAGTATGGCAGAACAGGACACTGCTGTGTGTCGGAGGGCAGGGGTATTACACAGGCCTGGCAATGTATTACCACTTATTACTCCAAGTGCCCTGCTTTTTCATCGCTGTAGTCGTCATGTTGTTCACCTACTCCAGGATCCTACAGGCCCTCAACATCCGCATTGGCTCCCACATGATGAGGGGTTCACGTACAAAGGACTCCACCTGCAGAATACGTTGCaggaggcagaagaagaaggacCTGAGCCTGCCCACAGAGGTagtgtcctccaaccagaaccagaaccttagccatcctcctctcatcccctcTCCCACACCTACACCAACATCACCCCCACCGCTCTCCTCCATGCCCCAAGGGATGTCTGACAGCGGAGCAACAGTCACCACAGTTAGCACTGCTGCCACCACCCCCATTGCAACCACACCAGCTACCCCTGCTTCTCCAACCCCAGCTTCGGCTTCAGCCTCAACAATGCAGACCCACGCCACCTCACCActgcctgcctcctccatggGAGTCCAGGCCTCAGTTTCGGCCATCATTGCTTTGAGGCGTGCAGTACGCAGACACAGGGACCGCCGGGAACGCCAACGTCGCGTCCTAAAAATGTCCCTAATCATCATATCCACCTTCTTGGGATGCTGGGCCCCTTTGTCCATGGTCAACGTTTTGATCCTGTGTCTGGGTCCAAGCGACAGCCTGGTGCGGCTTCGCCTTTGCTTCCTAGCAATGGCTTATGGAACCACTATCTTTCATCCTCTGCTCTATGCTTTCACCAGGCAGAAGCTTCGCCGCGCCCTCAAAACACGGGTCAAGAAGAGGGTGGTATCCCTTCTGCAGGTGGACCCAGCTGTCAGCGGGGGGACTGTTATTCATAACTCCTGGGTGGAGGGGGGAGGCCAGAGGAAGAGTCGTAAACCACGGGTGGAGGCCAGTGACGGCACTGATCGATGCCTCACTGAGGCAGTGAAGGAATGA